Part of the Lotus japonicus ecotype B-129 chromosome 6, LjGifu_v1.2 genome, aaaaaaacaaaaagtaacAAAAAGGATCCTTATGGTGCACCTGCGAAGCATTTCTGAAAAACCCTAATGTGAATAGTGGCCAAAAGTTATCCCTTTGTAGTAGTTATAGATTCTGTTTTCTATTCACCATGTAGTTAATTAGtataagattaaaaaataaattaatatatgtttAATTGTTGTATTATGTTTATTTAAATACCATTCATATATTGTAATTAATTCAATGAAACTAAATTAATAAACTTTTTAATAGCATAcattgatatattattattaacttAATAACATCATTTTTTGTGAATAATGAAATCAATTTAAATAccattaatatatataattaattaatttagtgaaattaaataataaattaattcatATTAATATAAAGTTAAAAAATGACGCAAGTCTtgtataatgattaaaatattCATACCCATTTTGGTCATTAcataatcaaaatcaattctaaccaAAGTTATCCAAACAAAATTTTGTTATGAGAATCAATTCTTgataaatgtatccaaacataaatcacgtcactCAAACTCACGTTTATCAGATCCAATTCTGACCAGATCCAATTCTGGCTAAATCCAATTCTGCTAATgctgatccaaacacacactaattCTTGTGGATCCAGTacaataattcattttattactTGAGAACAATGCTttcatttcttcatcttcttgcttCAATTCTCTTCTCTGCTCCCTCTAATTTCTAGTCTTCATCCTCCATCTTGTTTGATACAGTTTATTTTACTACGTGATTTGCCGTTGTTGCATTGATTATTTGAGtaatggaaaaaaaatgaaaactattttacttTTTGGCATTAAAATTACAGATTTTACTAGGGTTGTTCATCGGTCAGGTACAAATGGGTTCGAGCTAAAAATATCGGTTTTGAATGGTTGACGTTGTCATCATCCAAGCAGATCCACCACCGTCCAATGAAGATATAGGTTCTGATTATATTCACGCGCTTTACAATGCATTTCAACTTTATGTTCACGCGTTTCACGATGTACTTTAACTTTAAATCAACACGCTACACGACGCCATCAACTTTATGTCATTATGCACAATCACTTCATATCCACACACTGATTAATGACAATTGCAAAACAGGATGCATGTAGAACAAAGCTGAAGCGTGAAGATAATTGGAATAATGTTCTCTTCACACGTCCCTTTGAGGTGAaggaggtggagagaggtggaagcaggagagagatagaaagaaaagaaaaagtatgagaaaaagtatgagatgtgataaatgataagagagagagagagaaataaaaataggtgaaagTGAAGTGTATTAAAAATAAGATGTGAAAATATCATTGTTGTGAAAAGTATAAACCCGCGGAAACCATAGTCTGGTAGAACCATAACCCGTAAGATAATATGCATCATGAAGCGAGTTGACTTAAAGTGCATCATCAAGCGCGTAGATATAAAGTTCAAGAACACTTTGACATCAAATTGTGGTGCATTGTTAAGTACGTCAATATAAAGCTGAAGTGAACAGTAACTTAAAGTTTAAGTGTTTATTGACACAAAGTCGAGGCAGGATGGGAAACTTGATGTGAGTAGTCTAGTTGATGCGATAACTATCTATCATGTCATTTGTCATTCTTATGAATAGTTCTACCACTTTTGGGAAAAACAAAAGGTGAGATGAGATGAGGAGGTTTTATGTCACGCTTTATACGAAATATCACTCATTCTCATCAATTACTCATTTACAATTTCTGAGTAATCACACTTTGTGACAGGTCTATACACTATTGGGAACAGAAGCTTTAGCTAGATGTGAAAATCACAATGACAAGTCCCAGGATCAATGGGGCTGCTTCCTGCAAGTGTAAAGAAAGTAAAGTAAATAAAAGAGAACACAAAATAAAAGGACTGAAACAATGTTAACGCAAGCATGAGATGTCGGTTGAGATGTCGGTTAACACAATAACCATGCCTAAAGTAACGTGTACAAAGCATTTGGAAAACCATTAAACCGCTAAAGCATGCAGGCTAATAAACCATGCTGCACTCTAGCTTTAAATTAAACCCTCCATTCCATTTCAGAATCATGTGTCAAACcaagaaaacagtttgaataAGCATTCAGTTTTTAGTAAATATCATATTTCAAACCCTTTCAAAAAATGTAAGCTACAAAAAGGCAAATACAATTCAGATACACAGTTCAAATCAAAATAGTAATCTGTAATAGTCATGTAGAGCAAATAAAAGGATGAAAACAATATAGTAGATGGAAATTACTAAGCAATTGTAGCATGGAACCAACTTCTTTTCAAGATGAAAGTTTTATGACAATGATGTGCATAACTTAGTTGAAGACAAAAAGCATAAGATAACTTACATTATCAAACTCAACTGATATATGAGAGAGTGTTCGCCCATAAACTGAACCTACAGAGCAAAGCAGTTCAATTAATTCAAAATGACATATATACATATTATAagtttgattaaaaaacaaaatcttataaTATCTTGATAATACTACAAACTGATGaagataataatataattttaaggAGATTGAATCATGAATGTCCTGTTCTGCAGTATTTGGTTGTAAACAAACAGATAGGAACCCGAAAAACAGAGCACATTTTTATTAAAGGAAAGCAGCTAAAATCGTTCTACTCTGCTGATATCAACAAAAAATCAAtacataatttcaaaaaaaaataaaaaatatcaatacATATGGGGAGTTTGTAAACCAAGTGAATTGGTGTAGAGGTTCAgcacttcatcctttaagcaagtggttgggggttcgaatcccaactcttgcgaatagaaaaactccTTGGCagcccctaccgcttagtgcgctaaCCGTGGGGcaagggattagtctcatggctgTAGGTTGTGGTccttggtcaagacaaaaaaatatGGGGAGTTTGTAAAAGAACAAAGAAGAACACTCAATGGAAAAGGAATGCAGAGACACCGCAAGCACTTCGAGGGACTATTAATTAGAATGATTCAAGACTAATAATACAGATATATACCCCTAAGTTAGTTCCTAAGATTGCTCCTCATAGATCCTATCATATATACATGATACACTACCATAAATATAAAAGATATTCTAACATAAACGTAAAAGGCCATCTCATAGAAGCATAAAAATAAGATGGATATGAAACTTACATTTGTTCTTTACAAGAAAACAGAAATTTCTtgtaaatacacatgactattTTTGTTGAATGTAAATTCTCATTTCGTAGCTCCTTGTAACACCTTTGCTCAAGGGCATTCACAATCTGGTCACCAATTATATAACTTTAGTCAGCATAGCAACAACTTTTAAGCATTTAGAAACTTAAGCTTTTCTTAATAAAACAATGAAAACAATTTTATAATATAGTCACTGAAAAATGATATCGTACATTCTGTGTGCTACAGTTAAAGGACCCCATACCTTTGGGATGGGTAAAAGATTTTTGGCAGCATAATCACATAGTTTTCCTATTTTCCTATCATTCGCCCCTTCCTcctgaaaactcaaaaatacAATAAAGACGAAATCAGTACAGAAGGCATTTTGTGAGACAAATACAAGTAAAAAGAACAAGTAAGCCAATTGAAGAGACATATGAATatcatgttttaattttatgttacATAAAGCTGAAGGCCACTATCATGTAACAGTGGAACAAACATTTGAATAACTTAAATAGGAATGTTGCCTTCCTCCAACTTCAATAACCTACTTAAATACCACAGTGAAACATCACATTAACACCAAAGTAGGTAATAACATCTTCGAgtaaatttctcttttctcagaACCAATTCTGACACTgagaagctactcacagaagcGAGCTTCTCGCTATAAGGACTCAACATACAACTGCTTTTGCAATGAGATGTGACATGATTAGAGTTTCATGGAAcaaaataagaagaagaagaaaaaaagcaaACCTGATTACGAGGGAAAATCTCAGCGATGAGCTTCTTGTACCTCTTGACAGGTTGTCTGGACCTGGCTCTCATGGTAGGGCAGAAGAAACAAAGACTGCCACAAGCAGGCAGAACTTGACGGGAAATGACTCCGGAAACCATACTCATTTTCAAATTCCAATATGTTCAAACAAACAATTGAATGAAAAATTGCCAGAGTTTAACCAAAGTTTGGCTTGAAATTTCGTTCTCTTTCCCTTCAACACCAATGAGAAAAAAATCCAATTTTAACGTGAAGAAGGGAAAGAAAAGCTAAAACACCCCTCAAACTGAATCACCAGCCTGCAGATAGCAAAATTCAAAGGTAAAATCAAAAAATTGTGAAATGAGAAGAAAATGCAGCTCAAGAATTTGACCTTCCAAATGAAATGAATGCATGTGGATCTGTGCAAGGCAAAGCCATTGGGGTGGATGAGATCGAATGAAGAGGAGATCGAAGAAAGGGACGAATCTGGGGTTGAGAAATGGACCAACTTTGTTGGCGTAGATAGGAACGAGGTCTCCGTCGTTGTTAGTGAGAGAGTAAGATGAAGAGGACGGATTAGCGAGACATGAAATCTGAAGTACAATAGAGATAAGatttctataattttttaatgtttctctctccaattgagTCCTGGCAGATGAATaagtcaaaaaaattaaagagggAAACTAAAAGAAGAAAGAGCGAGAACTCTAAAGACAGAGAAAGATTGAAATAAGCCAAAAAAAGAGGACCTGGCACGTAATCATTTTGACTAAAATCGGTGTCTCAAtctcaaaaaaatcaaaaaatgagagggaaattaaaaatttgagcccctaaaattaaaatcagGTTATTTCATTGATATTAATTTCTATgtactgacagtgtaaaaagttttacacaatcatttaatcacaatcttctattttcaattttaaatactattaaatttaaaattaattttgagctAGCAAAATGAGATATGATTAAATcattgtgtaaaacttatttacactgttagtgcatataaattaatctcTATTTAATTATTAGTGGAATAAAATTAGTTATTTAGTTGAATGATTAAACATATACGCACTAACCGTGTAAATACTGGTTATGTGACACAAATGTGGCTGAAAATGAGATACATACGACATCCATTCTAAACACCATAAAAGTACATACTACATCCATGAAAATGAGATACATACATCTAACATGAGAgcagtgttataaaactcggaccggaccggccggttcgaccggttgaaccgggaaccgaacccctgaccggtccgagccaTTTAATGGATCGGCCATGCAATTCAACCGGTatgaaccggccggttcaggGAATAAACCGGCGACTCAGCCAGTTTTTTATGAACcggtcagttttttttttttttttttttctgattttgccttttttttcaaaactgtttttaatggtcaaactgtaattaatttatatttaatgttaattatttggtcaaatgatatttaattgagagttatttaaaaaaattgtcatagctaggacttgaacacagGACCTAGAGGGAAGAAAGCTAATCCAAATTTCCACTACACCACTTTGCTTCTTGTTAGGAAgaatgcatattattttatatatatgatatactaaatattttaaattattataattttttaatataaaccgagtcaaacaatcgaaccaatgacccagtggttgaaccattgactcattgacccaatgtctcgaccgagtcgatcaccggtccgagtctgataacactgcatGAGAGTGTCATGAGCAAGgctatttaataattaaaagtcTGGATGGTGAGACACATACTACATCCATAAAAAAACACACATAAGGATAGAAGGATATTAAGATACGTTGAACCAGCTTGTTCAAGACGAGGGTCCCGCGGTTCAATCATCAAGAGTTCCAACTTAGAAAATCAGGGTGCATATCAAATCACTTCATGTAGTCCCAAATCCATAGACATAATCAACGACCATGGATAACCACACGAAATTTGTGGCGTGTGAATGTGTGATATTGCTCTAGTACACACACTCTGTGCAAAAGGTGACAGGGTTGCAATGCCATCACCACTTTTCTGTACCTACATTGGGATACTCTTAAACTAAAGATTTTTAATTGTTAGGCGGCAAACTGTACGGAAATTGATTTCAATGAAAAGCTTGTTAGCTAGAGGGAAAGGGTTTCCCGCCAGGTCATGTGAATTATTAGAATAATAATTCAGTCAACAATGATATTCACACCttattttttatacacttcatttccacaaatttttatttttttatctctcttactttttttttcttcctatttttATCAttctccacctctttccacatCATCTTTGAGGTGTGAACAAACAATTGTTCTAATATATTTTACATATTAATTTCACCTCCACCTCATCTAATAAAGAGAGATGATGAGTGGAataataggaagaaaaaaaaatgaaaattatatatACGTTAGAATTCACTTAGGTCAAAGAGATAGTCATCTCCTCTTATTCAAGTTATTATTTAGGTTCAAGTGAGAGTCAACTACTCGTCTTATTTAGGTTCAAGTGAGAGTCAACTACTCGATTTGAGAACAAAGTCATATATAGCTAACACCTCTAAGTTAGCAGTTCTATGCCAACGTTAGCTCGTATCAACGGTCAAGGTAAGAGTCACTCGACTTACTTAGGTCATCTCCTCTTATTCGAGTTATTAAGTCAAAGTGAGTGTAACTAATCTTATTTAGGTTAAAGTGAGAGTCAACTACTCGATATAAGAATAAAGTCATATATAGATATAACACCTATGAGTTAGCAGTTCTAAGCAAGCGTTAGCTCGTATCAACGGTCAAGGTAATAGTCACTCGACTTACTTAGGTCATCTCCTCTTGTTCGAGTTATTAAGTCAAAGTGAGTGTAACTCATAATATTTAAGTTAAAGTGAGAGTCAACTACTCGATATGAGAACAAAGTCATATATAGCTAACACCTCTGAGTTAGCAGTTCTAAGCGAGCGTTAGCTCGTATCAACAGTCAAGTGACTAACCCTAGCTATGGACTATAACTAATCCTGATTTAATCAGGACAATAGTATAACTAACCTTAAGTTAAAAAGGTCATTAGAACAACTAACCCTAGCTATGGACTATAGAATGACTAATCTTAGGTTAAGAGAGTCACTAGAATAGATAACCCTAAGTTAGTCAAGACTATAAAATAACAAACTCTAGTTTAACCATGGGGCTCACAAGTCCATGTTCTAAAGTTTAACCATGTGGTTCACAAACCCTAGTTTAATCGGACTACAGAATACCCAGCCTTCGGTTGAGAGGGTCACTAATATAGATAACCCTATTTATGATTATGCATGGGGTTCACAAGTCCATGTTCTATAATTTCCTCTTTGACATGGGGTTCTTTGAAGTGTGTCATAATTGTCCAGGGTCCAAATCAAAGAGTATAATCATCATTAAGTTCatgcttgtaacaccccgatttcggtggcgtcactttagtaactcaaaataaaataaagcggaaaaagcaggtattttttttttgttttgtttaaataaaaagacttgtcgaaataaagactcaacccaatcgcgattaacagcgattaatatacaatacaagcacagccctcgctgcaactaaacatcgtcacgagtgacctccagtgacggaaaggtagtgcccgtggccaaatatgtacaaactaaaacaaaggttaagtattctgagtacagtcctccaacgaaagtaagtcggcccaaaacggcctcaaaagacttcctacgtccgacaaactccctgtgatcctcatggaagggaatcacacaaaaagctaatagtcgggaacctaccctgccccaaaatacaactgatgaatcagagctatgaccatgacaaccaaaatcagtaactctaaccacccatatcctacaccactatcttcgaccctcatctgatcttccatgaagtccgggtccacgtcgaaggctcagtagtagtcatttcgctccgggtcctccccgaacgacgaaccttcttgaatcatctgttgaacgtctggcagcaggccgaccgcccaaacacaaacatacaaacaaagccacggcgctagggtcaactcacggaatatagtagataatacaaacagcatgtgaagaataagggggtatgtatatatatatgttgtatatatatatttatatgttctgtattgcctaccctaaggtatatacttagcatgttatcaaggctctaataacaattcaatgaataatatctcaacaatacaataagcattatctcaacaattccatattgggtgcatgtatgcatgcaatgtcaattcaaacgttgatcccaaaaataggcatgtcaagtcgatccaacccattgggtcgaacacaaggactcgcacacgcagtaaatgacaacgccaagtcggttctctcattagagtcgaacatacggacgttgcgcgcgtctaatgactatcgccgaatcgatccaatccctcggattgaatataaggatccgcgcgtgtcgaaagattatcgctgaatcggtccaatccctcggattgaactcacggactcacgcgagtttatatggcgatggctgaatcgatccaatccatcggattgaatataaggattcacgcgtgcccgagtgactaccgccgaatcgatccaatccctcggattgaatataa contains:
- the LOC130726676 gene encoding protein SEMI-ROLLED LEAF 2-like, encoding MSMVSGVISRQVLPACGSLCFFCPTMRARSRQPVKRYKKLIAEIFPRNQEEGANDRKIGKLCDYAAKNLLPIPKIVNALEQRCYKELRNENLHSTKIVMCIYKKFLFSCKEQMFSLWANTLSYIS